The window TTCAAGATAATGGCATTGGTATAGATGAAAAATATCATGATAAAATCTTTCAGATTTTCCAAAGACTACATTCAAAATCAAGCTATTCAGGCACAGGTTTAGGATTAGCCATATGTAAAAAAATTCTTAAGAAATATGGGGGTGATATATGGGTGGAATCAAAAGTTGGAGAAGGAAGCAGTTTCTTTTTTAGTATTCCTAAGAAAATAAAGTTGTAAAAAATTATAAGTCCGTCTATAAAATTGTTCAAACATGCGATCGCATTAATTTGTAGTATTGCCTCTTATGAATGTACGATCAATATATCTTACTATTGCATTTTTCTTTGCCTCAATAATTACTTCCTTTGCTCAAAATGTAGCTCAGGAAACAGTTTATAACCTTCAAAAAACAACTGAGAAGATTGTACTTGATGGAATTTTGAATGAATTAATCTGGCAAGAAACAGAAGTAGCTACTGATTTTTATATGGTAATTCCAGATGATAATAGATCTGCGGAATTGGAATCGGAAGTAAGAATGACCTACGATAATGAAAACTTCTATTTTGCCATTACTTGTTTTGATGGACAGGACGGCTATGTAGTACAATCCTTAAGAAGAGATTGGGACTGGCCCTTAAATGAAAATTTCAGCATATATATAGACCCTTATAATGATTTCACTAATGGCTTTTCATTTGGAATAACACCTTACGGTGTCCAAAGAGAGGGTACTATAGATGAAGGAACAAATGTTAATGAAGATTGGGATAACAAATGGAGTTCAAATGTAAAAAAATATGATGATAGATGGATAGCTGAAATCGCTATTCCATTTAAATCTATCAGATATGCAGAAGGTAATCGAAATTGGAATATCCAATTTTTTAGAAATCATTTAAAAAGAAATGAAAGAAGTAGCTGGATAGCAGTAGAACAACAATATACACCTTCCGCCCTTACATTTAGTGGTAAACTATTGTGGCCAGAGGATCCTCCAAAAACAGGTAGTAATATATCCTTCATTCCTTATGTATTGGGAGATTTATCAAGGAATTATGCAGCCAATGAAACCAATTATTCTAAAAAAGCGAATGCTGGTTTCGATGCTAAAATTGGAATTACTCCTGGCTTAAATCTTGATTTAACGGTTAATCCAGATTTCTCACAAGTTGAAGTTGATAGGCAAGTCATAAATTTAAGTCGATTTGAAGTGAGCTTTCCAGAGAGAAGACAATTCTTTCTGGAAAATGCAGACCTTTTTAGCAAATTTGGCTTCCCTCAAAGCAGAGCATTTTTCTCCAGAAGGATAGGAATAAGTACCGATACATTAGGAAGAACTAGACAGGTACCTATAGTAGGTGGAGCCAGATTAAGTGGGAAATTAAATGAGAAACTAAGACTAGGTTTATTAAACATGAGTACTGCTGAAAATAATGAATTAGGTATACCTTTTCAGAATTATAGTGTTTTGGCATTGCAACAAAATATATTTAGTAGATCAAATGTGGCATTCGTTTTTGCGAACAAGCAAAATATAAATATAAATAAAAGTAGAGAATTCAGTTCTTATAACCCGACAGTAGCCAGAAGGATAGTTCAAAATTCGGACACAACTTTAGAATTCAAGAGTTACAATAGAGTTGTAGGCTTAGAATATAATTTATTCTCTGAAGACACGCGCTGGGCAGGTGACTTTTATTATCAAAGATCATTCGATACCTGGAATGATGATAATACCTATAACCATGGAGCATTTTTAAGATACCAAGAAAGAAATTTTTCAATAAGATGGGTACACACAGCTATTGGAGATGGTTTTAATGCAGAAATGGGATTTGTACCAAGAGTGGGATATAATCAGGGATCTTTTAGTCCCAAATACATTCATTACCCCAAAAGTGATGCTATTATAAACCAAGAAATAAGCTTTGATATATCTTACACTTACAATAATGATTTTTCGAAAAATACTGATCGATCTTTCAGTGTAGATTATGGTGTATCCTTTACCAATACATCTTCCATTTCCGCACAATGGTCAAGAACATACCAATATATGTTCTTTGATTTTAACCCTATTGCTCCAATAGGAAATAGAATTTTACCGCAGGGAAGTGATTACAATTGGAATTCCATGAGATTAAATTATCAATCTGATAGAAGAAAACTTTTAAATATAGACGGATCTCTTACCTATGGTGGATTCTACACAGGAACTCGTTTTAATGCAGGAGGTCAGTTAGCATATAGATTCCAACCTTACGGTTCATTTGCTATTACTTATGATTACAATGCAATTCAACTCTCTGAAGGCTTTGAAAATGCTAACTTTTATCTCCTAGGTCCAAGGCTTGACTTTACTATGACGGACAAAGTATTTTTCACAGGATTTGCTCAATACAATAACCGATTCGATAATGTAAACTATAATTTAAGATTCCAGTGGAGATTTGCACCGGTTTCAGATGTCTTCCTAGTTTATACAGAAAACTTTGCCCCTGGTGGCCCAATAGATTTTGTACCTGGTGAGGACACAAAAAGCAGAGCCATCGTTTTAAAACTTAATTATTGGTTTAACCTTTAGTTAAAACTTAAAGAGTACATAGCCCTCTGAAACATTTTTAGAAATTGTAGTGAGTGCGGATGTAGCCACTTTAGTTTTAGACCATATTTCATCTCTTGCTAATTCCCGAGCCAATAAAGATTGACCGCACACAATCACTTCAGCACCGGCCTCATCCAGAGCTTCCAAAACTGGAATATTAGGATTTTTTGCAATTCTAAATTTTTCGAAATAATTACCGTTTGATAAAATATCTAATACTGCAGGTCCATGAACTACTACCTTTACTTTCAAATTTTCTTTTGGCACTCCTTGAATTCCATGTAAATTCATTAAGCGAGCAACATTATTGATCCAAAAGGAATGTTCTTCAGGATTTTTATTTTCAGATACTAATTCAATAAGAATCTTATATTCTTTATCGGGCTGAACTAATTCAACAGGATCCTCAATTTCATAAATACCACCATATCCTTTCACAATAGGATGTTGTGCTTCTTGAGCTAATATACTGGAGTAACTTAAAGATATTAATAGGGAAAGTATTAGTAATTTATGTTTCATTTTAGTGCGATTTTATAAGTTAAAAATAAGATGAATTTACTTTAATTCTGTATACTTATTGAGAAAATTGAAAACAATTGTCTTTTTCTCTTAATTGGCTTAATTATTTCACGATTTAGTAGTTACTTTGCGACCATAAATTTAGATATAAACAATTAATGGCTTTACAAGAAGAATTTGAAAAACAAGGAGTTTGGTTATTCAAATACAGAGGAACTTTACCTGTATTAATATTATTGATTGGTTTAGGAGTATATCTTTATTCTGTTTTAAACCCTGAAACATTCATAATTCAAGATTCACAAATAAAATCTTATTATTTATTATTCTGTATCGCTGTTAGTTTATTTGGTCAATACATAAGAGCATACACGGTTGGTCATACTCCAAAAAACACTTCTGGAAGAAACACCGAAAAACAACTAGCAGATTCATTAAATACAACGGGGATTTATTCTACTGTTCGACATCCGTTATATGTTGGTAATTTTTTCATGTGGTTTGGACCTGCTCTTTTAACAGAAAATATATGGTTCAATATTGCCTTCATATTATTCTATTGGGTGTATTATGAAAGAATCATGTTCGCTGAAGAACAATTCTTAAGGAGAAAATTTGGAGAAACTTATTTAAAATGGGCAGAGAAAACACCTGCATTCATTCCTTCATTTAAGAACTTTGTAAAACCTAATTTACCATACAGTTGGAAAAAGGTTCTAAAAAAGGAAAAAAATGGGTTTGCAGCAATATTTATAATATTTGCAGCATTTGATATTGCTGGGGAGTTATTAAAAGGATCTAAAAATTTTAATAATTATTTATTGATTGCAGCAGGCATTTCAATCATTTTATATTTAGTGTTAAAGGCTTTGAAGAAATCTTCATTATTAAGAACTGAGCCTAATAGATAATAAAAAAAGCTGTTTCAATAATGAAACAGCTTTTAATTTTCTTCATTTTTCTGTTCAGATTGATTTTCTTTCTTATCCTTTTTATTGAACAGATTCCCGAATATTTTTTTCTTATCATTTGAGGTTGAATCACTTGCCTGTTGATTTCCCTTACCTCCTTCTAATCTCTTTTCTTGTTTGGCTTGAGCTGAGTCTCTTTCAGCAGATTGTTGAATTAGAATATCATTTCCTACTAATAACATATAATTCACAAAATCAACATTGTAATGAAAACGTTTTGTATTATCCCAGGGATCAGCACCTTGTGCCAACTGTGCAGAATCTAATTCAGGTGTAAAAGGCGTTTTTTCTGGAGCATCTCCCCCTTCAGCAATTTCAGGCAATCCATTTTCACTCACATTTAATAATGAATCAACCTCTTCGCTATATACATTCTTCTGATCGACTTGTAGCAATCCTTGTTCCTTCCAATAGCCGTATTTCTTTTCAGAAATACCATAGATATTGGTTTTATAGTGACCTGTAGATGTTGAAGCTGTTAAAACCAAAGAATCCCCTTGAAACAAGGAAAATCTCTTCCTTTGTTCTTCCTCATCTAGAATGTAGCTACTCTGAAATGCAGCACATACCATTTTATCTTTACAAGCCGTAAAGACAAAAACTAGGATAAAAAATATAGGGATATACTTCTTCATTATTTATTTAATAGCTGATACAAACCAGGTTCAATATAATCCGCCCATTCTTCATACATTTTGGCTGATGGATGTAAATCATCTTTAGCAACATAATCTGTATTCCAAATAGCCTTTAAAGATAAGGGAGTTATATCAAAAAACTCAACACCGTATTCTTCACATATGTTTCTTGCAACCTTATTATATTTCTTAAGTTCTTTAGCAATTATAGCTCCATTTTTATTATTATTTTTAACAAAAGGAGTAACTCCATAATCTGGAATACTTACAACGAATACATTTTTAGCTTTCTTGTCTGCTAAAGTGATCGCTTTCTTTAATAACTCTTCAAACTCTTCTTCATATTGAATTATCCCATAACCTCTATATTGATTATTAACACCAATAAGAAGACTAACAATATCATAAGTAGTGTTTTCTAATGATTTATCTTTATTGATCGCCTCTATTAATTCATCCGTTGTCCATCCAGTGGTCGCTATTATTTTTTCCACTTCTATTTCAATCCCACGATCATTTAGTTTTTTGGAAAGCACAACTGGCCATCTTTCTTCTTCTTCAACTAACTCACCAATAGTGTAGGAATCACCTAATGCTAAATAGGAATATTTATCTTGTGACATTGATTTCATGCTAATCGAAAATACTATAAATACGATAAGGGCTGATTTAATGATTTTCATTGTTATTAATATAAATAAAATGCAAATTAAAATATATTTATTAGAATGGAAACAATCTTGATATGAACTTACAGTATTAATTACTATTCAATTGTCGAAAATTATGTACTGTTCATGCATTAGAATTGTACAAAAGTTCATATTAATGAAAATTTGATGGTTTTAGTGGATGAAAAGCTAAATTCATGACCTATAAGTATAGGTTTATCGAAAAAACTTATTTCATTCCATAAATTTTCCTTTTTTTTATAAATGTAATAAAATTCGAATAGTTGATTTGACTTTAACACGATAATTATTGAGACTCTTTTTAATCGCTACATATATATTACTTCCTTTTTTCGCTTTTACTCAAGATAAAATCACGACTGAAGGCCTGCCAGGTTCGGTAAATAGTAGTACCCAAGATGTACGGCCAGTAATTTCTGATGATGGAAAAAAAATATACCTAACCCGAAGATTTCATCCTGAAAACATCAGAGGAGATAAAGACTTTCAAGATGTATGGGTTAGTCAATTGGATTCTCGTGGCATATGGACCAAACCCAAAAACATGGGAGAGAAATATAATGATAAACGCCCAAATGATTTAGTGAGAGCTAGCAAAAATGATGATTCTTTGATTTTTGTTAATTCTAGATACAAAGGAATTAACTCAGAATTAGCATTATTTAAAAAAGGAAAATCAGACCCTATTGAACTGCCAATAGATGGCTTTTACAATAAAAGTAATTATGTAGACTACGACTACAATTTTAAAAACAACATTATCATAATGGCGGTTGAAAGAAGCGATACTGAAGGAGATCAGGATTTATATTTCAGCATTTATGATGAAACAACAGGTAGATTTACCACACCTAAATCCATGGGGAAAGCATTGAATAGTGAAAAAGCTGACTTTGCTCCTTTCCTAACGAATGACGGATACACTATCTTTTTTGCTAGTTACGGCCATGGTGGACAAGGATCTGCAGACTTATTCATGTCACATAGAACAGGAGGCTGGGACGATTGGTCTGAACCTGAAAACTTAGGAAATGTAATTAATACTAAATTTGAAGAAACATATGTTTCTATTGATCCAAGCTTTAACTATTTATATTATGATTCTTACCCTCCAGGAGCATCTAATAGAAATATATGGAGAGCGACACTTTCAGATGAAATAAAAAATAAAATAACCGCAGCAAAAGAAAGAAAACAAAATAAGCCAGCCCCTCCTCCTGTTACACAACAGGAAAAACCAATCCAAGAGCCAGAAGCAGAAACTAGTTTAACTGAAAATAACCTTGATGAAACTTCCAATGATACTCAGGAAGAAATTACCGAAGCTGATAAAGTGCAACAACCGCCTGTGGAAACAGAAGAGGTAATTGCTGAAAATCCAGTTCCTATTTCCGTTAAAATTGACAGAGAGATGGATTATGTAAAAGAACAAGAGAGAAATAATAAAGGGTTTCTATCGACTTTAGGTAATAAATTAGGTTTTGGTGAGGATGAAGAGATTAATTTGATTGACGCTGGTGCAAAAGGTCAAAAAATCAATAGAAATATTTATTTCAAATTTGACTCCGAAAAAGTTCTAAGTAAATTCGACATGTTATTAGATGAAATTACTGCTATTCTTGAGGAGAAACCTCAATTAAAAATCTTACTTGAAGGACATACTGATGCAATTGGAGGTGAGGATATTAATATAGACTTATCATGTAAAAGATCTAATAATGTGAAGGAAGCATTAATCGAACGTGGAATAAATCAATACAGAATTGAAATTAGTTGTGAAGGTAAAGAAAGGCCAATTGCAACTAATGATGATGAATTTGAAGGTAGAGAATTAAATAGAAGAGTAGAATTTTATCTATTTTGATTTACTTCATCTCTTAGTTTTTTGGGAAGTTTTGATACAACCAAATCGTAGCTGTGATTTATCCAGTGATATATTTCATTATCAGTTAAACTCCCATCAAACTCAATTGTATTCCAATGCTTTTTATTCATGTGATAACCGGGTTTAACCGCTTCGTATTTTTCCCTCAACTTTATTGCTTCAATAGGATCACATTTTAGGTTTACACTTTGAAAAAGCTCAACATCAATCAGGGCAAATATTTTCCCTATTACTTTAAAAACCAATGTATCTTCATCAAAAGGGAAACTTTCAGTTACCCCATATTTTTGAAGGCAGAAGTTTCTAAAGTCTTCAATATTCATCTCAAATTATTAAAACTTCAATTTTAAATAATGATAAAATTATCTAATGATCGCTCTAGTAACCATAATGATTAATGCAATTAGGAACATGACAATGGATATTTTATTAATGCCATGCATCATTTTAAGGTTAAAGTTATTGGGTGCATCTGGATCTTTTTTACCAAAAAGCCTGGCAAAATAAGTAGTAACTTCTCCTAATTGAAAATATCTTTTCCAATCTTGATTTGTCTCTTTATTTAAATCTTCTAAATCTTTCTGCTCTTTCATAAATATTTATTGAATTCGGTATTGTAACCAAACTAAACAGTTTCAGGTTCAATCCAATTACCATCTTCTCTAATAATATCAATTAATTCATCAACCGCTTTTTCAAAAGGAACCCCTCTTTTCATTACTTCTTGTCCTTTATATAAAGTTATCTTTCCTTTTCCGGAACCTACATATCCATAATCTGCATCCGCCATTTCCCCTGGCCCATTTACGATACATCCCATAATCCCAATCTTTACTCCTTTCAAATGATTAGTTCTAGATCTAATCATTGCAGTTGTTTCTTGTAAATCAAACAAGGTTCTTCCGCAGGAAGGACACGAAATATATTCTGTTTTAGAAATCCTAGTTCTACTTGCTTGCAATATATTGAAAGCTGTTTCATTTATAGCTTTGTCTCCTCCACAGTTTTCTGCTGCAATAAAGATTCCATCACCAAAACCATCAATAAGCAAACCTCCCATGTCAGTAGCTGAATATAGTTGAAGCGACTCAATCGGTAAATCTTTGTATGCTCTTCCAATTACGACTGGAATATCACAATTGCTTTCAGACAGCTCTAAGAATAGTCTTCTTTGCTCTGCCATACCATGTTTATTGTAGGTATCAATTAGCAGCACCGCTGTTTTATCACTTTTTAATCTTTGGATGAATTCTTGATTCAAATCACTTAAACAAGCGTAAATGAAGTTCAAAGAAGGATGCGTTTCTACTCCACCTAAATATTGGTCTGGTTTTATAAATGGAAATCTTCTGTCTTTATTTTTTTCTTTTAACCAAGTTTCATGAGAATGGATTATCCCCAAAGTACCAGGGATTTCAAAATCTACCTTCTTATGATTTGTAAAAATATAATCACATGCAAAGTCTGAGATTGACCATTTATCTAAAGGAACTGAGTAATTATAACCAACACCAAAGAAAGATGCAGGTGTAATTTTTTCTTTAGTTGAAAAATCAGCTATTACAACAGGAACCTCTTTACCTCCTATGTTTTCTGTTTGCCTTGTTTGTCTTTTCTCATATTCATAAGGGTTGAAATGGCAATTTTCAATGCTTGGGATTTCCTCATGGCCTTCCCTGTTTGAATATCGATCAGCTAATATTTTAGCAACTGGTATCTCTTCCTCTGGTTCCTCTGTTAATGAAACTCTTATGGTATCACCTAAACCATCTTCCAATAAAGTACCTATACCAACTGAACTTTTAATTCTACCATCCTCTGCTTCCCCAGCTTCTGTTACTCCCAAATGCAAAGGATAGGGTTTTAAACCTTCCTCATCCAATTTCTGAACTAATAAACGATAGGCTTGAACCATTACCTGTGGGTTACTGGATTTCATAGAAACTACTATATCATGAAAATCCATCTCTTCACAAATTCTTATAAATTCTAGTGCGGATTCAACCATACCAAATGGTGTATCACCATACCGACTCATAATTCTATCTGATAGGGAACCATGATTGGTACCAATTCTTATTGCAGTACCATGCTCTTTACAAATCTGAACAAGAGGTTTAAATCGTTTCTTAATCCTGTCTAATTCAGCCTTATAGCTATCATCTGTATATTCTATATTTTCGAATTTCTTTTTATCGGCATAATTGCCAGGATTTACTCTAACTTTTTCAACTATTTTTGCGGCTAATTCAGCTGCGTTGGGTGTGAAATGGATATCCGCAACTAAAGGTGTATTGTAACCTCTTTTTCTTAATCCCTCTTTAATATTTCTTAGATTCTCAGCTTCTTTTATGGAAGGTGCTGTAATTCTTACTAATTGACATCCCGCATCAATCATTCTGATGGATTGCTCAATTGAGCCTTCTGTATCCATTGTATCAACCGTAGTCATGGATTGTAGAACTATGGGATTATCACCTCCTATAATGATGTCTCCTATTTTTACGGGAATAGTTTTTCTTCTCTTATAAGAAACTAAGCTATTACAATACTTCTGAAATTTATTAGTTGAGATTTCCATATATGTTTACTTCCATCATTTAAACTTCAAAGTAAACAAATTGTTAGTATAACAACTATATTTAATTGTTAATTTTAATGCTTTAAGCTGAGGTTAAGGAGATTATACCCAGCCAATCTCCTCAAATACTTCATATACTTTCAGGCCTAAATATGCATCAGTAGCAGCATAATCCATTTGGGCCTCAGTTAATTCAGCTTTTTCCCAATTTGAAGTTTGTTGAGCCTTTGAAATTCTTTTCTTTAAAAAGATTGCAGTGAGATTTTTAGCTCCACTTTGTAGCATACCATTTTCTCTTGCAATAACGCCTATATCTTCAAAACCAGCAGGTTTGAATTTCCTTAATTTCTGTAAATCTTTTAAATCATCATGTATGGCAGCTCCTACTTTTATAATCGCAGGATCTTCAAAAATTCGAATTAGATCTCCAGGAAATCCACAAAGTAAATTTCTAATCAAAAATACTTCATCATCAGTTGCTAGTTGAATTAAAGAAACTGGATTGTATTGACCTTTTCTAAAAACAGGTTTTGCTTCGGTATCAAAACCTAAAATTTCAGCTCTCCACAATTTGGGAATAACTTCATCCCAATCTTCATCTTTCTCAACCAAGGTAATTTGACCTTCAAATTTCCAAAGCGGTAAATCCTTGATTTCTTCTTTCGAAATCTCCTTTACAATGTTCATTTATCCGAAATTCTTCTAATTTTTATATTTAGATAAGCAAAAAGAATAGTCATGAATGGACTTATAATATTAAAGAATGCATATGGAGCATAAGTCCAAGTTGAAACTCCTAACACCGAGGACTGCGTTGCTCCACAAGTATTCCATGGAATTAAAACACTTGTCACGGTACCAGAATCCTCTAAAGTTCTACTTAATACTTCTGGTTTCAACCCCCTCTCCTTATAGGTATCAGCAAACATCCTTCCTGGAACCACTATAGCTAAATATTGATCTGAAGCCGTTACATTGAAGAAAACACAAGTAGTAGCAGTTGAAGTAACCAAAGAGCCAGTTGAATTAGCTAATTTTATAATGGATCCAGTAATCACCTGAAGCATCTTAGTTGATTCCATAACTCCGCCAAAAACCATAGCACAAATGATTAACCAAATTGTATTCAACATGCCATACATTCCTCCTGTAGATAAGAGGTCATTAACCATTTGATTAGATGTTGTAATACTAATGTCTCCATACATAGAAACCATTACTGCTCTATAAGATTGCTCAAAGAAGTTTCCCGTTCCACCTGAAATAATTTCGATTATTTGCGGTTGAAAAACTATTGCAAATACTCCACCTAACAAAGTACCGATTAATAAAGCAGGAATTGCAGAAATCTTTTTAACAATCATAAAAATTACAGCTGCAGGCACTAAAAACAACCATAAATTGATATTGAATTTATCTTGAATTGCTGCTTGAACCTGACCTACCTGTTCTATGTCTGTTTCAGAACTATTCATGAATCCTAAAACTAAAAATATAATTAAAGCTATTGCAATTGAAGGAATGGTAGTGTATGCCATATACCGAATATGAGTGAACAAATCTGTTCCTGCCATTGCTGGGGCAAGGTTGGTGGTATCACTAAGAGGCGACATTTTATCCCCAAAATAAGCGCCTGAAATAATTGCACCAGCCACAACCCCTTCACTCATCCCTAAAGTCTGTCCAATTCCTAAAAGCGCTAAACCTAAAGTGGCGATGGTACTCCATGAACTTCCGGTTGCAACCGATACTATTGCACTTACCACACAAGCAGCAAATAAAAATATTGTAGGATTTAAAATATTTAAGCCATAATAAATCATGGCTGGAACAATTCCGCTCAATAACCAAGTACCAGCAAGCGAACCTATCAACAATAAAATTAAAATTGATGACATTGCAGAACTTATACTGCTTACTATACCATCCAACATGGTTGACCACCTAAATCCAACTTTTAAAGCAATGACTGATGCTACACCAGCAGATAAAATTAACGCTATTTGATTTGATCCGTCTAATGTGGCGTCTCCAAAAAAGTAAACGTTTAAACTTAATAATGTGATTAAAAATAGTATAGGAATTAGTGATTGAATTAGGCTAGGCCTGATCTGCTTGTCCGTCATGTAAGTTAAATCAATATATTAATTTAAATTGAATTCGAAATATAATAAAAATAAGTCATCAGTCAGCAAGCAAATGATGTAATTCCTCTCCTACCTGAGTACCAATGGCGACTCCCATTCCTCCTAAACGCACACCAACAGCTATTCTATCTGATGTTTTTTTGATAATCGGTGATTTATTTCTGCCAAAAGCCATAATACCTGACCATTCCATATCAATAGTAAAATTTTGATTGGGTAGTATTAGATTGTTTAAATCATCTAGAATTGATGATTTAATTTTAGGATTGATTCCAAAACTGCTAGTGTTTTCTGTTTCTTTATCTAAATTTCTTCCTCCTCCAATCAACACTCTATTTCCAACATTTCTGAAATAAAAATAACCTTCTTCATAATGAAAAACACCTTTAAACTTCAGATCCTCTATTGGTTTAGTAATCATTACCATTCCTCTTCCAGGATTTATATCTTCTTCCTTCAACCATTTATGAGCAAATGCATTCGTGCAAATTGCTACTTTTTCGGCTATTAGATCGATCGAATCAAAACTTGTTTTACATTTTAAAGACACGTGATGATCGTGCTCATTTATTTCTTCAACCTCAGATGCAGTGAAGAATTTTATCCCCAATTCACTACAAGCAGACCACCAACTTTTAATCATCTCACCAGTATTGATTTGACCTTCAAATGAATTTACTACTATGGTTTCTAATTCATCCTTATTAAAACCAAAATTATTAATGAGGGACGAGTCTAAACTGTATACATCTTTCTTGAATATACCCTTAAGTAAACTATTATAATGATCTATATATTCAAGAGCAGGCAATTCTGCCTTTCTAATCAATTCAAACCCACCGTTCTCTTCTAATCCAATGTTTTTATTTCCTAAAATATTTTGAAGTAATTGTAATCCCTTCCAGCGTTTTTCAACTAATGCTACCTGTTCATTTTCAGATAGACCCTTTCTATCATCTACCAGCTCGGTAATACTTCCAAAGCATGCAAAACCTGCATTTTTTGAACTAGCACCACTTGGAAAAATCCCTCTTTCAACAATAGCAATATCAGCTTTCGGATATTTCCTTTTAAGATGGTACGCAGTTGAGCAACCTACAATTCCTCCACCTATGATTATGTAATTATATTTTGATAGACTTTCTCTTTCCCAGAAACTTAACATCATGATTTATTTTAGAACAATAGTTGAAAAATAATTCGAATTAAGCGAGATTGCCCAATGAAACAGGAAGTATTTAATAATTATCCAATTCAAATTCAATTCAATCTGCTAAACAATCAATTTTATGAACTTAAATTCAATTGTAAATAAAGCTCAGCATTCAAAATTCTATTTATGGTTACTTAATCAAGGTTTAGATAGAATGATTCCTTTTAACAAACCCCACGGATTTAAAATTACATCTATAAATGAAGAAAAAATTCAAACATTATTACCCTATAAAAGGAGAAATCTGAATCACATAAAAGGAATTCACGCATGTGCTATGGCTACAATTTCAGAATACACTACAGGATTGATGATTTTATATAAATTGGATGTTAAAAAATACAGAATCATCATGCAGAAATTAGAAATGGATTATCACTTCCAGGCAAAAATGGATGCAGTAGCAGAATTTAGTATAGATGATAATTGGGTAAAGAATCAGGTTGAAGAGCCATTGAAAACAAATGATTCAGTTGTGATACCTTGTGAGCTAAAACTATATGATAAAAAACAGAATCATTTAAGCACAGGAACTATTTATTGGCAAATTAAGCCTTGGGATAAAGTAAGAA is drawn from Marivirga arenosa and contains these coding sequences:
- a CDS encoding DUF4442 domain-containing protein, which gives rise to MNLNSIVNKAQHSKFYLWLLNQGLDRMIPFNKPHGFKITSINEEKIQTLLPYKRRNLNHIKGIHACAMATISEYTTGLMILYKLDVKKYRIIMQKLEMDYHFQAKMDAVAEFSIDDNWVKNQVEEPLKTNDSVVIPCELKLYDKKQNHLSTGTIYWQIKPWDKVRTKL